The genomic window GGAGATTATATCTAAACGAAGGTTTAAATTTGTTTTACTGGTTCTATAGACATCTTGATATTAATATCTTTCAATATATTTCAGTTCGTGCGGGAATGGCCTTTTTAATTGCATTTTTGTTAACTATGTATTTAATGCCAAGATTTATTAAATGGGCAAAAAATAAAAAGGCTAATCAGCCTATATATGAGTATGCACCTGAATCTCATCAAATAAAATGTGGGACTCCTACTATGGGTGGAGTTGTATTTGTTTTTTCAACTTTAATTGCTACTTTATTAACAGTGAAACTTAATAACTTTTATGTTGTAGGTGGACTTTTGACACTTGTATTATTTTGTTTAATTGGAATGCAAGATGATTTATCAAAAATTTTCAAACAAAAAAACTCAGCAGGACTTAGTGCTAGGGCTAAACTTATATTGCAGTTTATTTGTGCTTTTTTAGTATCAGCTACACTTTACTATTATGCTCATACTACAGAACTATATATTCCTTTTTATAAGTTACCTCTTTTTGATATGGGAATTTATTCAATAGTTTTTTGGATGTTAGTAATTGTTTCCACCTCTAATGCTGTAAATTTGACTGATGGACTTGATGGATTAGCAACTGTCCCTTCAATTATTTCATTTTTTACTTTATCAATCATAGTATATATTTCTGGACATGCAATTTTTAGTGCATATTTACTTGTACCAAATATAAAATTAGCAGGAGAATTAGCAATATTAGGCTCTTCTATAATAGGAGCATTGATCGCTTTTCTTTGGTTCAACTCTCATCCTGCTGAAGTATTTATGGGAGATAGTGGTTCTTTACCTTTAGGTGGTTTTATGGGATATATGGCAATTGTAGGGAAAAGTGAAATATTACTTTTGTTTATTGGCCTTATTTTTGTAGTAGAAACAGTATCTGTAATATTACAAGTTGGTTCATTTAAATTAAGAAAAAAAAGAGTTTTTTTAATGGCTCCTATTCATCATCACTTTGAGCATAAAGGATGGAAAGAGAATAAGATAATAGTAAGATTTTGGATTATAGCTTTTATGGCAAATCTTTTTGCACTATTAAGTTTTAAAATTAGATAAACAAATCTAAGATAGAGGAAAATATGATTAGAGTTTTAGGTAAAGGACTTACTGCAAAAGCTATAGAAGAAGCTTTTGATGATGTTAAATTATATGATGATAGTGATTTTGAAACTTATGATAAATCTTCAAATGATATTACTGTTGTAAGTCCTGGCATAATGCCTTCTAATCATATGGTTAAGAATTCTAAGAACATTATAAGTGAATATGATTTATTTGCAGATGATATGCCTTTTAGTATTTGGATTTCTGGAACAAATGGTAAAACAACTACAACTGAAATGACTCAACATCTATTAGAAAAAAAAGGTAGTGTTTGTGGTGGAAATATTGGAACACCCTTGGCTAAGCTAAATAAAGATGCAAATATTTGGATATTGGAAACTTCATCTTTTACAAATTATTATACTAACAAAGCAAAAGCAAATATATATATACTTCTTCCTGTAAGTGAAGATCATATTACTTGGCATGGAAGTTTTGATGAGTACAAAAAAGCCAAATTAAAACCCTTGGATTTTATGTTAGAAAGTGAAATTGCAATTATTCCAGAAGAATTTAAAAATTACAAAACTGATGCTTGTGTGATTACTTATAAAAATAGTGATTGTTTATGTAAAGAGTTTGGAATAGAAAAAGAAAAAATAAAATTCAAAGAACCATTTCTTTTAGATTCAATCATGGCATTAATAAGTAGCAAAATACTTTTTGATGAATTGGATTATGAACTTATAAATTCTTTTGTTGTTGGAAAACATAAAGTTGAAGAATTTTTCGATAAAAAAAATAGATTATGGATAGATGATAGTAAAGCTACAAATGTTGATGCAACAATAAATGCATTAAAGCCATATAAAGATAAAAAAATAAATCTTATCTTAGGTGGTGATGATAAAGGTGCAAATTTAAAACCTTTATTTGAAGAAATGAAAAATTATGATATTACAATTTTTGCAATTGGTTCAAATGATGAAAAAATATTTCAATTAGCAAATAAATTTGAGATTGAAGTTTTTGCATTGAGATATTTAGCCAAAGCAGTTGAAAAAATTGATGAATTATTCTGTGAAAATAGTATAGGAATGCTTTCGCCAGCAGCCGCTTCTTTGGACCAATTTACCTCATATAAGCATAGGGGAGAAGAATTTAAAAATCTTGTAGGTACTTTAAGCTAGAATTAATATGATAGACATTATAATTTCAGTCCAAAAACGATGGCTCGGTAGCTCAGTCGGTAGAGCAAAGGACTGAAAATCCTTGTGTCGGCAGTTCGATTCTGCCCCGCGCCACCATTTTTGTAAATATATTTATATGCTGGTGTAGCTCAGTTGGCTAGAGCAGCTGATTTGTAATCAGCAGGTCGGGGGTTCAACTCCCTTCACCAGCTCCATATAAGTTATAAGTCTGCGAAATCTTCATTTTGAAGAACAGCGCTAGACCAGATTAATAATTTCAACCGGTGAGGTTGGAGAGTGGTCAAATCCTGCGGATTGTAAATCCGCCGCCTACGGCTTCGAAGGTTCAAATCCTTCCCTCACCACCATTAAATGAGCGGGAGTAGCTCAGTTGGCTAGAGCTTCTGCCTTCCAAGCAGATTGTCGCGAGTTCGAGTCTCGTCTCCCGCTCCATTTATTTTTTATTGATTCTGGGAGCTGAGTTATATAAATTGCAAAAATTATAACTCTTTTACTACATTGTAATCTCCTTGTAATCTTTTTTAATGTATAATTGCGTCCCGTTAACATAATTTAGTTGTATTCGTACATTTAACTTATGTGAATGTCTCACAATACCCCTCTGAATAGATCAGCTTTTGGGCTTATCTGCTCAGAGGGCAATTTAATTAAATCTTTTAAAGGAAAAATTCTATGGCAAAAGAAAAATTTGACAGAAGTAAACCACACGTAAATATTGGTACTATTGGTCACGTTGACCACGGTAAAACTACATTAACTGCTGCGATCACTATGGTTCTTGGACTAAAAAATGGTCAAGCAACAATGGATTACGATCAAATCGATAACGCTCCAGAAGAAAGAGAAAGAGGAATTACTATTGCTACTTCTCACGTTGAGTATGAAACTGAAACTAGACACTATGCACACGTAGATTGTCCAGGTCACGCCGATTACGTTAAAAACATGATTACTGGTGCTGCACAAATGGACGGAGCTATCTTAGTTATCGCTTCAACTGATGGACCTATGGCACAAACTAGAGAGCACATCTTATTATCTAAACAAGTAGGTGTACCTTACATCGTTGTTTTCTTAAATAAAGAAGATCAACTTGATGACGAAGATAAAGAAGAAATGTTAGAACTTGTTGAAATGGAAGTAAGAGAATTATTATCTACTTATGATTTCCCAGGTGATGATACTCCAATTATTGCTGGTTCTGCTTTTAAAGCATTAGAAGAAGCAAAAGCTGGTGCAGCTGGTGAATGGTCTGAAAAAATCTATAAACTTATGGATGAAGTAGACGCTTATATCCCAACTCCAGTTAGAGATTCTGATCAAGCATTCTTAATGCCTGTAGAAGACGTATTTACTATCCAAGGTAGAGGTACTGTTGTTACTGGTAGAATTGAAAAAGGAACTATTAAATTAGGTGAAGAAATTGAAATCGTTGGGATCCACGATACTCAAAAAACTACTGTAACTGGTATTGAAATGTTCAGAAAAGAAATGGACGAAGGTCAAGCTGGAGAT from Arcobacter sp. F2176 includes these protein-coding regions:
- the mraY gene encoding phospho-N-acetylmuramoyl-pentapeptide-transferase; protein product: MFYWFYRHLDINIFQYISVRAGMAFLIAFLLTMYLMPRFIKWAKNKKANQPIYEYAPESHQIKCGTPTMGGVVFVFSTLIATLLTVKLNNFYVVGGLLTLVLFCLIGMQDDLSKIFKQKNSAGLSARAKLILQFICAFLVSATLYYYAHTTELYIPFYKLPLFDMGIYSIVFWMLVIVSTSNAVNLTDGLDGLATVPSIISFFTLSIIVYISGHAIFSAYLLVPNIKLAGELAILGSSIIGALIAFLWFNSHPAEVFMGDSGSLPLGGFMGYMAIVGKSEILLLFIGLIFVVETVSVILQVGSFKLRKKRVFLMAPIHHHFEHKGWKENKIIVRFWIIAFMANLFALLSFKIR
- the murD gene encoding UDP-N-acetylmuramoyl-L-alanine--D-glutamate ligase, which encodes MIRVLGKGLTAKAIEEAFDDVKLYDDSDFETYDKSSNDITVVSPGIMPSNHMVKNSKNIISEYDLFADDMPFSIWISGTNGKTTTTEMTQHLLEKKGSVCGGNIGTPLAKLNKDANIWILETSSFTNYYTNKAKANIYILLPVSEDHITWHGSFDEYKKAKLKPLDFMLESEIAIIPEEFKNYKTDACVITYKNSDCLCKEFGIEKEKIKFKEPFLLDSIMALISSKILFDELDYELINSFVVGKHKVEEFFDKKNRLWIDDSKATNVDATINALKPYKDKKINLILGGDDKGANLKPLFEEMKNYDITIFAIGSNDEKIFQLANKFEIEVFALRYLAKAVEKIDELFCENSIGMLSPAAASLDQFTSYKHRGEEFKNLVGTLS
- the tuf gene encoding elongation factor Tu translates to MAKEKFDRSKPHVNIGTIGHVDHGKTTLTAAITMVLGLKNGQATMDYDQIDNAPEERERGITIATSHVEYETETRHYAHVDCPGHADYVKNMITGAAQMDGAILVIASTDGPMAQTREHILLSKQVGVPYIVVFLNKEDQLDDEDKEEMLELVEMEVRELLSTYDFPGDDTPIIAGSAFKALEEAKAGAAGEWSEKIYKLMDEVDAYIPTPVRDSDQAFLMPVEDVFTIQGRGTVVTGRIEKGTIKLGEEIEIVGIHDTQKTTVTGIEMFRKEMDEGQAGDNAGILLRGIKKEDVQRGQVLIKPGTITPHTEFRGEVYILSKEEGGRHTPFFSGYRPQFYVRTTDVTGSCTLPEGTEMVMPGDNVEMTVKLVAPIALEKGTKFAIREGGRTVGAGVVAEVIA